One segment of bacterium DNA contains the following:
- the ftsA gene encoding cell division protein FtsA — protein sequence MSRKEFIAGLDIGTTKTCCVLAEVDLDAQSADVIGVGLTPSNGLRKGVVVDLDSTTEAIRSAVDKAQKMGGMVSIKSVVVGVTGEHISSLNSRGVIAISSSDREVTPSDVDRVVEASKVIVLPPEREIIHSIPRDFTLDGQDGVKDPVGMSGSRLEVETHIVTGSTSFLDNVAKCVQRAGLETDMTVLEPIATSHSAIIPAEKDLGVALIDIGGGTTDVAVFVNGEIFYTAVLPVGGNHVTKDIAVGLRASQEEAEKAKITYGTATVSMIEPEDSFEIVSLGEESPTELPREILAKIIEPRMQEIFQMVREELIKSGYIELLPAGTVLTGGGCQMPGTVELAENILGMPIRLGLPRNIGGLSDTVQSPIYTTAVGLVLFAAKQHSDLRQEEKSATLKQSLLDMFKFGKARR from the coding sequence TTGAGCCGAAAAGAATTCATTGCGGGTCTTGATATTGGAACCACAAAGACCTGCTGCGTATTGGCCGAGGTTGACCTTGATGCCCAGAGCGCAGATGTCATCGGCGTTGGTCTGACACCGTCCAACGGGCTGCGCAAGGGTGTTGTGGTCGATCTCGACTCCACCACCGAAGCGATACGTTCCGCCGTCGATAAAGCCCAGAAGATGGGAGGCATGGTTTCCATCAAATCTGTGGTAGTCGGTGTGACCGGTGAGCATATATCTTCGCTCAACAGCCGCGGGGTAATTGCGATATCCAGTTCCGATAGAGAGGTCACGCCGTCTGATGTGGATCGTGTGGTCGAGGCATCCAAGGTTATCGTGCTGCCTCCCGAGCGTGAGATCATACATTCTATCCCGCGCGATTTCACTCTCGACGGCCAGGACGGCGTAAAGGACCCTGTGGGGATGTCCGGCAGCAGGCTGGAAGTCGAGACCCATATAGTCACTGGTTCGACCTCGTTTTTGGACAATGTCGCAAAGTGTGTGCAGCGCGCCGGTCTTGAGACCGACATGACCGTCCTCGAGCCGATAGCCACCAGCCACTCCGCAATAATCCCGGCGGAAAAGGACTTGGGCGTGGCTCTGATCGATATAGGCGGCGGCACCACTGATGTCGCTGTTTTTGTTAACGGAGAAATTTTCTATACGGCTGTGCTTCCGGTCGGCGGCAACCATGTCACCAAAGACATAGCTGTGGGTCTGCGCGCGTCGCAGGAAGAGGCCGAAAAGGCCAAGATCACGTACGGCACTGCCACTGTGAGCATGATCGAGCCGGAAGATTCGTTCGAGATAGTCAGCCTCGGCGAGGAGTCGCCTACCGAACTGCCGCGTGAGATTCTGGCCAAGATAATCGAGCCTCGGATGCAGGAAATTTTCCAGATGGTCCGCGAGGAGTTGATAAAGTCCGGTTATATCGAACTGCTCCCCGCAGGCACTGTCCTCACGGGCGGCGGCTGCCAAATGCCGGGCACGGTCGAGCTTGCCGAAAACATACTGGGTATGCCGATAAGGCTCGGCCTGCCGCGAAACATAGGCGGTCTGAGCGACACTGTGCAAAGCCCGATATACACGACAGCCGTCGGGCTGGTTTTATTTGCCGCAAAACAGCATTCGGACTTGCGGCAAGAAGAAAAAAGCGCTACACTTAAACAGAGCCTGCTTGACATGTTCAAGTTCGGCAAAGCAAGACGCTGA
- the ftsZ gene encoding cell division protein FtsZ yields MNNSDDSYAKIKVIGVGGGGMNAVGRMIDAGLTGVDFLAMNTDTQVLELSAARSKLQLGANLTRGLGAGGNPEMGRESAEESKPEIRRLLEGADMVFITAGMGGGTGTGAAPVIAEMSKEMGALTVAVVTRPFGFEGPRRARVADGGVKDLRDRVDTLITIPNDRLLDVVDKKATLNDAFKVADDVVRQGVQGISDIITIPGMINVDFADVKAIMQDQGTALMGIGFGSGEQKAAHAAQIACASPLLETTIDGARGVLINITGGPDLTLSEVYDAADIVYKACDTEDVNIIFGTVIDESMHNEVRITVLATGFDGQERHQMAEAKAMAAVGEGVPPTPSASLGVDSTLLPEGELDIPAFLRRR; encoded by the coding sequence ATGAATAATTCGGACGACAGTTATGCAAAAATCAAGGTAATTGGTGTCGGCGGCGGCGGCATGAACGCCGTAGGCAGAATGATAGATGCCGGTCTCACCGGAGTTGACTTTCTGGCAATGAATACCGACACTCAGGTACTTGAGCTATCTGCCGCCAGAAGTAAGCTCCAGCTCGGCGCGAATCTTACAAGGGGTCTTGGTGCGGGCGGCAATCCTGAGATGGGTCGTGAGTCCGCCGAGGAGAGCAAACCAGAGATAAGGCGGCTGCTCGAGGGAGCCGACATGGTGTTCATAACTGCGGGTATGGGCGGCGGCACCGGCACCGGCGCTGCACCTGTCATTGCGGAGATGAGCAAAGAGATGGGCGCTCTGACGGTTGCGGTCGTCACCAGGCCGTTTGGGTTCGAGGGTCCGCGCAGAGCACGAGTAGCCGACGGAGGCGTCAAAGATCTTAGGGACCGGGTCGACACTCTAATCACCATTCCCAATGACCGCCTGCTGGATGTCGTGGACAAAAAGGCAACTCTCAACGATGCATTCAAAGTGGCTGACGATGTCGTGCGCCAGGGCGTGCAGGGCATATCCGATATTATTACAATCCCAGGTATGATAAACGTAGACTTTGCCGATGTAAAAGCGATCATGCAGGATCAGGGCACTGCCCTTATGGGCATCGGTTTCGGCAGCGGCGAGCAAAAGGCTGCACATGCCGCTCAGATAGCCTGCGCAAGTCCACTGCTGGAGACTACAATCGACGGTGCGCGCGGTGTATTGATAAACATCACAGGCGGACCCGATCTCACCCTTTCCGAGGTCTATGATGCCGCCGACATAGTCTATAAGGCGTGCGATACGGAGGATGTGAACATTATCTTCGGCACAGTGATAGACGAGTCCATGCACAATGAAGTTCGCATAACTGTTCTTGCTACAGGTTTCGATGGTCAGGAACGCCACCAGATGGCCGAGGCAAAGGCGATGGCTGCTGTAGGTGAGGGTGTTCCTCCAACTCCGTCAGCTTCTCTCGGTGTGGATTCGACTCTGCTTCCTGAAGGTGAGTTGGATATTCCCGCATTCCTTCGCAGAAGATAA
- the tsaB gene encoding tRNA (adenosine(37)-N6)-threonylcarbamoyltransferase complex dimerization subunit type 1 TsaB gives MLTIAIDSSQDMCTLALGQKSQLLAEYHFHHKMSLLRRLVPNIEMMLSDAGHKPHDLEAVIVSLGPGSFTGLRIGITTAKTLAWTLGIPIVGMPTLDAIAMGAADTAVEIICPMIFARASEVYWTLMDSTADVRLAEYGVSPISDVMVEVEKRGLKACFCGTGATRNAEKIRHKFGNEAVVTKPWTDFARGAALLELGNKRLSEGHVDDAFTLTPMYIRKPTPVVKLEAGELDNN, from the coding sequence ATGCTGACAATCGCAATAGATTCATCACAGGATATGTGCACGCTCGCTCTTGGGCAAAAATCACAATTGCTTGCCGAATACCACTTTCATCACAAGATGAGTCTGCTGCGGCGGCTTGTTCCAAATATCGAAATGATGCTCTCCGATGCGGGTCATAAGCCTCATGACCTGGAAGCTGTAATCGTCTCTCTTGGACCGGGGTCATTCACCGGCCTTAGAATCGGTATTACAACCGCAAAAACGCTTGCATGGACGCTCGGAATACCGATAGTGGGCATGCCCACACTCGACGCGATAGCCATGGGCGCAGCTGATACCGCCGTTGAGATTATTTGCCCTATGATCTTCGCACGCGCCAGCGAAGTATATTGGACACTGATGGACTCCACTGCTGATGTGCGTCTGGCAGAATATGGCGTCTCGCCGATATCCGACGTAATGGTCGAAGTCGAAAAAAGAGGCTTGAAAGCATGTTTTTGCGGCACGGGAGCTACCCGCAATGCCGAAAAAATACGGCACAAATTCGGCAATGAGGCTGTCGTCACAAAACCGTGGACAGACTTCGCACGTGGCGCTGCACTGCTTGAACTGGGTAATAAGCGATTGAGCGAGGGGCATGTTGACGATGCATTCACGCTTACACCGATGTATATACGCAAGCCCACGCCTGTTGTGAAGCTGGAAGCAGGCGAACTTGATAACAACTGA
- the tsaE gene encoding tRNA (adenosine(37)-N6)-threonylcarbamoyltransferase complex ATPase subunit type 1 TsaE, producing MRITIHTNSAEETMNLGERLGKILHPGDVLALFGDLGAGKTTFTKGIARGLGLADDVHSPTFTLIHEHIGPTPLYHVDLYRLETEAEVDSLGIEEYIYSEGITIIEWADRMKSMLPPERLDIELKMTGDNDREMILETTSPRLQAIIEEICEKC from the coding sequence GTGAGAATTACTATTCACACAAATAGTGCCGAGGAGACGATGAATCTCGGCGAGAGATTGGGAAAGATACTGCACCCGGGCGATGTCCTGGCGCTTTTCGGCGATTTGGGCGCCGGAAAGACAACATTCACAAAGGGAATCGCCAGAGGTCTCGGGCTTGCCGACGACGTACACAGCCCCACATTCACACTTATACACGAACACATCGGCCCTACACCGCTCTATCATGTCGACCTCTACCGGCTTGAAACTGAGGCAGAAGTGGATTCTCTCGGGATTGAAGAATATATATACAGCGAGGGAATAACCATCATAGAGTGGGCGGACAGAATGAAATCAATGCTGCCGCCGGAGAGACTGGACATCGAACTGAAAATGACGGGGGATAATGATCGGGAAATGATACTCGAGACGACCTCGCCCAGGCTGCAGGCCATCATCGAGGAGATATGTGAGAAATGCTGA
- the thiL gene encoding thiamine-phosphate kinase produces the protein MKISQLGGEAALINLIRDKFGAVTDADLALAIGDDAALINCGDSYMIVTTDLLIEKTHFRMDIIDPYLLGWKSVAVNISDIAAMGGNPTYSFVSIGLPDVDVSLVEKIYEGMYDISNAFGSVIAGGDTVGSECGIVINVTQLGTVEHDKAAKRSAAQLGDSIIVTNTLGDSLAGLQLLLKFGMDEANRISDYLVEKHLKPEPKVYEARAAVETRKVRSMMDLSDGLSADLAKLCEASGLGAKVYADKLPVSEMLHIAAARLDTDPVTLAASGGEDYELLLTCAPEDADTVINAIKSTGSSATVIGETVDVSRITLVSSNGDEQAMPESWKHF, from the coding sequence ATGAAAATATCACAACTGGGCGGCGAGGCCGCCCTTATTAATTTAATAAGAGACAAATTCGGCGCGGTAACTGACGCAGACCTTGCGCTTGCTATCGGTGACGACGCGGCGCTGATTAACTGCGGCGACTCATACATGATCGTCACGACCGACCTGCTAATCGAAAAGACTCACTTTCGGATGGATATCATCGATCCATATCTGCTGGGATGGAAAAGCGTGGCGGTCAATATCAGCGACATCGCGGCGATGGGCGGAAATCCCACATACTCATTCGTCTCAATCGGTCTGCCGGATGTGGATGTGTCCCTGGTCGAAAAGATATACGAAGGAATGTATGACATATCCAACGCCTTTGGAAGCGTGATAGCAGGCGGAGACACTGTCGGCAGCGAGTGCGGGATCGTTATTAATGTCACACAACTTGGGACCGTCGAACACGATAAAGCCGCCAAAAGAAGTGCGGCACAACTTGGCGACTCGATTATAGTGACAAACACTCTCGGTGACTCCCTGGCCGGACTCCAACTGCTCCTAAAGTTCGGTATGGATGAGGCCAATCGTATAAGCGATTATCTGGTCGAAAAACACCTCAAGCCCGAACCCAAAGTATATGAGGCTCGCGCGGCTGTCGAGACGCGCAAAGTGCGCTCCATGATGGACCTGAGTGACGGGCTGTCGGCTGACTTGGCAAAGCTGTGTGAGGCATCAGGTCTCGGAGCGAAAGTCTATGCAGACAAACTCCCTGTCTCTGAAATGCTGCACATTGCTGCGGCTCGATTGGACACTGATCCTGTTACATTGGCTGCAAGCGGAGGCGAGGACTATGAACTGCTCCTGACCTGCGCACCCGAGGATGCCGACACTGTCATCAACGCGATCAAATCTACAGGATCGAGCGCAACCGTGATAGGCGAGACGGTTGACGTAAGCAGGATCACGCTGGTATCCTCAAATGGAGACGAGCAGGCAATGCCCGAGAGCTGGAAACACTTTTGA
- the thiC gene encoding phosphomethylpyrimidine synthase ThiC, which translates to MTQLEAARKGKITPEMEQVARDEQIDIDLLVRRIAEGTICIPKNVRRDFASPRGVGLGLRTKVNANIGTSATYPDLKDEIIKLNAAIDAGADAVMDLSTGGDLTGIRKVILDKCPVPLGTVPIYEAAVNIAQDRGAITRITGDDLLDVIERQAKQGVDFMTVHCGITKESIKRLRDQGRVTDVVSRGGAFLVKWIIVNDKENPLYERYDDLLAIARDYDITLSLGDGFRPGCTADATDRAQIQELIILGELVKRAREAGVQTMVEGPGHVPLDQIVANMAIQKRLCEGAPFYVLGPLVTDIAPGYDHITSAIGGAIAATSGADFLCYVTPSEHMGLPTAQDVKDGVIASRIAGHAADLVKGIPGAKNWDLAMSKARKARDWKKQIELAIDPVRAKQLRDQRSGGSDDVCSMCGELCAMKVVEEYLKKF; encoded by the coding sequence TTGACACAGTTAGAGGCTGCTCGTAAGGGCAAAATAACCCCGGAGATGGAACAGGTCGCAAGAGATGAGCAGATCGATATAGACTTGCTCGTGCGGCGGATCGCTGAAGGAACAATCTGCATTCCCAAAAATGTGAGGCGGGATTTTGCATCGCCAAGAGGTGTGGGGCTGGGTCTGCGGACCAAAGTGAATGCCAACATAGGAACATCTGCGACATATCCCGATCTCAAGGACGAAATAATCAAGCTCAACGCTGCGATCGATGCCGGAGCTGACGCAGTGATGGACCTGTCCACCGGTGGCGACCTGACTGGTATACGTAAAGTCATATTGGACAAATGTCCCGTGCCGCTGGGGACCGTGCCTATCTATGAGGCGGCTGTCAACATCGCGCAGGACCGTGGAGCCATCACCCGCATCACTGGAGATGATCTGCTCGATGTAATAGAACGGCAGGCCAAGCAGGGTGTGGACTTTATGACCGTCCACTGCGGGATTACGAAAGAGTCTATAAAGAGGCTGCGCGACCAGGGCCGCGTGACGGATGTCGTTAGCCGCGGCGGGGCATTCCTGGTCAAGTGGATCATAGTGAACGACAAAGAAAACCCACTATATGAGCGCTATGACGACCTGCTTGCAATTGCTCGAGATTATGACATCACCCTCAGCCTGGGAGATGGTTTCAGGCCGGGATGCACAGCCGATGCGACCGACAGGGCTCAGATTCAAGAGCTTATTATCCTGGGCGAACTGGTAAAGCGCGCAAGGGAAGCCGGAGTCCAGACTATGGTCGAGGGACCTGGACATGTGCCGCTGGATCAGATCGTCGCAAATATGGCTATCCAGAAGCGACTGTGCGAAGGCGCGCCATTCTATGTGCTCGGTCCACTGGTCACAGACATAGCGCCGGGTTACGATCACATAACCTCGGCTATAGGTGGAGCTATCGCCGCCACAAGCGGCGCAGATTTTCTGTGTTACGTCACTCCGTCCGAACATATGGGACTACCGACAGCGCAGGACGTGAAAGATGGTGTGATTGCATCTCGAATAGCTGGACATGCGGCCGACCTGGTTAAAGGCATACCAGGAGCTAAAAATTGGGACCTTGCGATGAGTAAAGCGCGCAAGGCTCGCGACTGGAAGAAACAGATCGAGCTTGCAATCGACCCCGTGCGCGCCAAGCAGTTGCGCGACCAGCGCTCCGGCGGATCGGATGACGTCTGTTCTATGTGCGGAGAGCTTTGCGCTATGAAGGTTGTGGAAGAATACCTGAAGAAATTTTAG
- the thiE gene encoding thiamine phosphate synthase, translated as MVGQLSGLYVITDSQLRPERTHAQIARSAVEGGARFIQIRDKHASDREFYEAALQVREITEAAGVMFFVNDRLDVAAAVGADGVNIGQSDLPVEIARGLLGNDVIIGVSADSIEQAKQAQDDGADYVGFGPIFSTTTKLDAGPVSDLETLRRVCHEVSIPVVAIGGICLDNIGSVAANGAACAAVVSAVVCADDMVAATSDLAKEFTKFVGW; from the coding sequence TTGGTTGGGCAATTATCGGGACTCTACGTCATAACTGACTCACAGCTTAGACCAGAACGCACGCATGCGCAGATTGCACGCTCGGCTGTTGAAGGTGGCGCCAGATTTATTCAGATCAGAGACAAACATGCCTCTGACCGCGAATTTTATGAGGCTGCGCTCCAGGTCAGAGAGATTACCGAAGCGGCAGGAGTCATGTTTTTCGTCAATGATAGACTGGACGTGGCGGCTGCCGTGGGAGCAGACGGCGTGAATATAGGCCAGAGTGACCTGCCGGTGGAGATTGCGCGGGGACTGCTCGGCAATGATGTGATAATCGGAGTATCGGCGGACAGCATCGAACAAGCCAAACAGGCACAGGATGATGGCGCAGATTACGTCGGGTTCGGACCCATATTTTCTACGACAACTAAGCTCGATGCCGGACCTGTATCGGACCTGGAAACACTGCGCAGAGTATGTCATGAAGTCTCGATCCCGGTGGTCGCAATAGGCGGGATTTGCCTGGATAATATAGGGTCGGTGGCGGCTAATGGCGCGGCATGCGCTGCAGTGGTGTCGGCGGTCGTCTGTGCGGACGATATGGTCGCTGCGACATCCGACTTGGCGAAAGAATTTACAAAATTCGTAGGATGGTAG
- a CDS encoding MBL fold metallo-hydrolase — MIVTFLGTGTSHGVPMIGCDCPVCTSSDPHNRRTRSSVFVEVGGVNILIDTGPDMREQVLRECICHVDAVIFTHAHADHVFGLDDVRRFNDISGKSMPCYGSARTLECVRRAFQYVFVPTQLGGGKPQLNLIEINKPFDVMGVPVMPIPIMHGKLSIYGYRIGDFGYLTDCSHIPASSEELLQGLDTLVLGVIRHEPHETHFCVSEALSIVCKLKPRRAFFTHIAHRLEHDQTNAALPPDVQLAYDGLKIEI; from the coding sequence ATGATAGTCACGTTTTTAGGCACCGGCACCTCGCATGGAGTTCCGATGATCGGCTGCGACTGCCCAGTCTGCACGTCCAGTGATCCGCATAACAGACGGACCCGCTCATCCGTATTTGTGGAGGTCGGTGGAGTAAATATCTTGATCGACACCGGTCCTGATATGCGTGAACAGGTTTTGAGGGAATGCATTTGCCATGTGGACGCGGTGATCTTTACTCATGCTCATGCCGATCATGTATTCGGCCTGGACGATGTGCGCCGTTTCAATGATATTTCGGGCAAGTCCATGCCATGCTATGGCTCTGCAAGGACGCTGGAATGTGTGCGAAGGGCTTTTCAATATGTGTTTGTGCCGACCCAACTCGGCGGCGGCAAGCCTCAACTGAACCTGATCGAAATAAACAAGCCGTTTGATGTTATGGGGGTGCCGGTCATGCCGATCCCGATCATGCACGGCAAGTTGTCGATCTACGGGTATAGGATCGGTGACTTTGGGTATCTGACCGACTGCAGCCATATTCCCGCTTCATCGGAAGAATTATTGCAGGGTTTGGATACGCTGGTGCTGGGAGTGATCCGTCATGAGCCGCATGAGACACATTTTTGTGTAAGTGAAGCGCTTTCTATAGTATGCAAACTCAAGCCCAGGCGGGCATTTTTCACACATATAGCCCATCGTCTTGAGCATGATCAGACGAATGCAGCCCTCCCGCCGGATGTGCAGCTTGCCTACGATGGTCTGAAGATAGAAATTTGA